The Streptomyces luteogriseus genome includes a window with the following:
- a CDS encoding 8-oxoguanine deaminase: MAADRRIVIENCAIATVDGHDTEYASGHVVLAGNRIESLGAGRAPEGLENVARRIDASGHLVTPGLINTHHHFYQWITRGLATDHNLFNWLVALYPTWARIDEPMVRAAAQGSLAMMARGGVTTAMDHHYVFPRGSGDLSGAIIGAARDMGVRFTLARGSMDRSEKDGGLPPDFAVETLDGALAATEETVRQHHDSSFDAMTQIAVAPCSPFSVSTELLRDGAQLARRLGVRLHTHGSETVEEEKFCHELFGMGPTDYFESTGWLGEDVWMAHCVHMNDSDIAAFARSRTGVAHCPSSNARLAAGIARVPDMLAAGVPVGLGVDGTASNESGELHTELRNALLINRLGGHREAALNARQALRLGTYGGAQVLGRAAETGSLEPGKLADLVLWKLDTLAHASIADPVTALVFGAAAPVTASFVDGRQIVEDGRLLTADEDAIARATRDEAQRLARIAAQA, encoded by the coding sequence ATGGCAGCAGACCGGCGCATCGTCATCGAGAACTGCGCGATCGCGACCGTCGACGGACACGACACCGAGTACGCCTCCGGGCACGTGGTCCTCGCCGGCAACCGCATCGAGTCCCTCGGAGCGGGCAGGGCCCCCGAGGGCCTGGAGAACGTCGCACGCCGCATCGACGCCTCCGGCCACCTCGTGACCCCCGGCCTGATCAACACCCACCACCACTTCTACCAGTGGATCACCCGGGGCCTGGCCACGGACCACAACCTCTTCAACTGGCTCGTCGCGCTGTACCCGACCTGGGCGCGCATCGACGAGCCCATGGTCCGCGCGGCCGCCCAGGGCTCGCTCGCGATGATGGCCCGCGGCGGCGTCACCACCGCGATGGACCACCACTACGTCTTCCCGCGGGGCTCCGGCGACCTCTCCGGCGCCATCATCGGCGCCGCCCGCGACATGGGCGTCCGCTTCACCCTCGCCCGCGGCTCCATGGACCGCAGCGAGAAGGACGGCGGCCTGCCCCCGGACTTCGCCGTCGAGACCCTGGACGGGGCGCTGGCCGCGACCGAGGAGACCGTCCGGCAGCACCACGACTCCTCCTTCGACGCCATGACCCAGATCGCCGTCGCGCCTTGCTCGCCCTTCTCCGTCTCCACCGAACTGCTGCGCGACGGAGCCCAGTTGGCCCGCCGCCTCGGCGTCCGGCTGCACACCCATGGCTCGGAGACCGTGGAGGAGGAGAAGTTCTGCCACGAGCTGTTCGGCATGGGCCCGACCGACTACTTCGAGTCCACCGGATGGCTCGGCGAGGACGTGTGGATGGCGCACTGCGTCCACATGAACGACTCCGACATCGCCGCCTTCGCCCGGTCCCGCACCGGCGTCGCGCACTGCCCGTCCTCCAACGCCCGCCTCGCCGCCGGGATCGCCCGCGTCCCCGACATGCTCGCGGCCGGCGTCCCCGTCGGCCTCGGCGTCGACGGCACCGCCTCCAACGAGTCCGGCGAACTCCACACCGAACTGCGCAACGCCCTCCTCATCAACCGCCTCGGCGGCCACCGGGAGGCAGCGCTGAACGCCCGTCAGGCCCTGCGCCTCGGCACCTACGGCGGCGCCCAGGTCCTCGGCCGGGCCGCGGAGACCGGGTCCCTCGAGCCCGGCAAGCTCGCCGACCTCGTGCTGTGGAAGCTGGACACCCTCGCCCACGCCTCCATCGCCGACCCGGTCACCGCCCTGGTCTTCGGCGCGGCCGCCCCGGTCACCGCCTCCTTCGTGGACGGCCGGCAGATCGTCGAGGACGGGCGGCTGCTCACGGCCGACGAGGACGCCATCGCCCGCGCCACGCGGGACGAGGCCCAGCGCCTGGCGAGGATCGCCGCGCAGGCCTGA